From a single Labilibaculum sp. DW002 genomic region:
- the pyrF gene encoding orotidine-5'-phosphate decarboxylase, which yields MNYQALFEQIKLKKSFLCVGLDTDEKKIPEHLLKEEDPIFEFNKAIVDATAHLVVAYKPNIAFYECKGAKGWLSLEKTVCYIKENYPEIFLIADAKRGDIGNTSKMYASAFLENMPFDSITVAPYMGEDSVTPFLSYKDKWVILLALTSNKGAFDFQFFQEGEQKLFEKVLEKSQDWGSHDNMMYVVGATKAEMLSDIRKIAPNHFLLVPGVGAQGGSLQEVAKYGMNDHCGLLVNSSRGIIYADTSEKFAQVAKVKAEELQQEMELLLKDKELI from the coding sequence ATGAATTATCAAGCTTTATTCGAACAAATTAAATTAAAGAAATCTTTCCTATGTGTTGGTTTAGATACTGATGAAAAAAAGATTCCGGAGCATTTGCTAAAGGAGGAAGATCCGATTTTTGAATTCAACAAAGCTATTGTTGATGCAACTGCACACTTGGTTGTTGCCTATAAGCCAAATATTGCCTTTTACGAATGTAAAGGAGCTAAAGGATGGCTTTCTTTGGAGAAAACAGTTTGTTATATCAAGGAAAATTACCCGGAGATTTTTCTAATTGCAGATGCTAAACGTGGTGATATTGGAAATACATCAAAAATGTATGCAAGTGCATTTCTTGAGAATATGCCATTCGATTCTATTACGGTTGCACCCTATATGGGAGAAGATTCGGTAACGCCTTTCCTTTCGTATAAAGATAAGTGGGTTATTTTATTAGCATTAACTTCAAATAAGGGCGCTTTCGATTTCCAATTCTTTCAAGAAGGTGAGCAAAAATTGTTCGAGAAAGTTCTTGAAAAATCACAGGATTGGGGCTCTCATGATAATATGATGTATGTAGTAGGTGCTACTAAGGCTGAAATGTTGTCTGATATTCGTAAGATTGCTCCAAATCACTTTTTGCTAGTGCCGGGAGTTGGAGCACAGGGCGGAAGCTTGCAGGAAGTTGCCAAATATGGAATGAATGATCATTGTGGTTTACTTGTGAATTCCTCAAGGGGCATTATTTATGCTGATACTTCAGAGAAGTTTGCTCAAGTAGCAAAGGTAAAAGCTGAAGAACTACAGCAGGAAATGGAATTGTTATTAAAAGATAAAGAGCTGATTTAA